ttatttttgtgtttgactttaagttataggtcaattctgcaaaaagcccataaaaatttcaatggttaagttatttttaatatagatTGTAATGGAGAATCCTATGatgtataacaatttttttttcatttttacatgAATTGGAAACTAAAAACCTTAATGTCAACTATTCAATTATGaaacattaatttaattaattacatacAATCAATTATTAAGATTTGATCTTACATTCTTATATATGAACTAAATGATTaatattatcataaaaatatcaaatggtTCTAAACGGGTTAGAGATTTAAATGGAATTAGTAAAAAAGATATTggtttaaatataacatatttatttaatttacaaattcTAACAATGCATATGATACGTTTTATTGAATTTTCACAAATGTAAAATATCTTACGCTTTAAATCGGGTAGTTTAAGttgtttggaaaaaaatataggataaataattaactattaattatttgaataaaaatatttgagtcactaatttttttttgcataatttagtttataaatagtatttttaggaTATTTGGTTATCTAGaagttaaatataattaatatttataggaatataattaatattttaaaattttaagtactCATTTGGTTCTCAGTTCGATTTATATTTTTCGATTCTAAAAGTATAggatatgttcggttatttatgaaattcagattaattttgttttgttttttttttcagtttgatATGGTTCAGTGCACCCGGTAAATGTACACAAACCTAtacattatcttatatataaattatataagaagaatttatttaattttgaaaataaaccCGCACTTtttaagcgcggatcaaaatctagtttttagttattttccATAGCTCAGAAGAAAAACCCAAAATATGTCATTTCCACCAAAATAAGTAACTCCTCAACCAATTATTTCGTTTTAGGTTtatgcacaaagattaaaaaaacatttaattttgtatatttttaaaataaaattatattatctatacacctaaccatatttcaaccaataaaaaaataaaatggataatatgattaataaattttccattaaaattataaaatgaaacttattctaaaacaaaaattttactttACAACGACAATTAAACTGAAATAGGGAAAGTAATATTTAgcaacactttttttttcttcgcaTATTTATTCTCCCCCATTCTTTAGAAACATAATAATAGCTCATGATGGTGTGTAAAATTGATGCGCCTGATGCCATTGAGTCACTGACAAAATGACCAATGACTTTTCACTTAAAAGTTCACACCCACAGTTCCAAAGTAAGAGGAAGTGGTAATATTTGGCTTTGGGCTCTCCCGAATCAAACAACACTCATCAGAGTCCCGCGTGTGCCACTATtttcttccattttttttattttatgtataagaAAATTCGAACCCAAATATAATATTGCGAAGTTTCCCACTATAAATAGAGGTATCAAGAATCCACAGATGAACACATTTGATAACACAAAAGAAACCAAAAGCTCAAAAACAAAACAGCCTTTTTCTCTTTGCTTGTAATTGACCACACAACCAATATCCCCATAACCCCTCGCCCAACTTGCAAAAACCTTTCGTCCATCCTCAAGATATGTCTCTTCCTGAAACTAAATCTCAAACCCTTCTAGATGCTTGGGACTTCCAAGGCCGCCCTGCCGATCGCTCTAAAACCGGTGGATGGGCCAGCGCCGCGATGATTCTCTGTAAGTATAATCACATACAGTTGAAGTTCTAGAAAAAGACTACAacggtgtatatatatataccagtgAAAAAGAATTTGAATATCTTGTGGCCGTTTGTTGTAGTTTTATTCGAAATGGGTTGGAGTTGTTTTCTTGtttgtgtttatttattttccattttataCTCGAAATCtctaactttttttcttaattatttgaAGGTATTGAGGCGGTGGAGAGGCTGACGACGTTAGGTATCGGCGTTAATCTGGTGACGTATTTGACGGGGACTATGCATCTAGGCAATGCAACGGCAGCTAACACCGTCACCAACTTCCTCGGAACTTCGTTCATGCTCTGTCTCCTAGGTGGCTTCATAGCTGACACCTTTCTCGGACGGTTTGTCTATAGTTTAAATGAGATCATTACCCTTTTTTGCTCATGTTAATTCttcaataataattattatttttgattcaTATAGGTACCTAACGATTGCCATATTCGCAGCAATCCAAGCCACGGTAAGGACCTTAGACGTCCCTTTCGCCTTGCTCAAAACTATAGCCAAGATTATGAAGAATCATAAATATTGACTAGTCTAATACAAAGATAAATATAGTAAACGACTAGCCTTTATTTTTGTACAGTTTCCCAAAAGATTAATATATACGttcattcaaaaaaagaaattaatatatatgttatgatTTTGACTATTAGGGTGTTTCTATCTTAACCCTCTCAACTATCATACCGGGACTTAGACCACCAAGATGCAACCCGACAACGTCGTCTCATTGCGTACAAGCGAGTGGAATACAGCTGACGGTTCTATACTTAGCGTTATACCTCACGGCCCTAGGAACCGGAGGTGTGAAGGCAAGCGTATCTGGTTTCGGTTCAGACCAATTCGATGAGACTGAACCAAAAGAACAGTCACAAATGACATATTTCTTCAATCGCTTCTTCTTTTGTATCAACGTTGGCTCTCTTTGTGCCGTGACGGTCCTTGTCTACATACAAGACGATGTTGGACGCAAATGGGGATATGGTATTTGCGCGTTGTCTATCGTGCTTGCACTAAGCGTGTTCTTGGCCGGTACAAACCGCTACCGTTTCAAGAAGTTGATCGGTAGCCCCATGACACAAGTTGCGACGGTTATTGTGGCGGCGTGGAGGAATAGAAGGCTAGAGTTGCCGTCGGATCCGTCGTTTCTATACGACTTGGACGATGTTATTGCGGGGGAAGGCGCGATGAAGAGTAAACAAAAGCTGCCGCATACCAAACAATTCCGGTACGATTTCTATTAGCTTATTTTTgtcaataaaaatttaacagTTTACTAACATAAAAATCACACTGACGATTCCCCCAAggttatttttcaaaaagattcGATTCAAATTTGACAATTCTATACTCCCTCCGGATTTGAATATactatgttttagtttttttttcttgtatacAAATGTATGATGTTCTACTTTTCATTAATGCattttgcttttaaaataaaatgtaaaaaatataagtgGTTGAATTTTATTGGGATTCAAATAAATGTTTAAACTAACTAAAAGTAAAACCAAAAAGTATTTGATATAAGTAAGTATTTAATTTCTCTTAATACGTGTGCACAACTTTaaacatcatatattcaaaTCCGGAGGGAGTATTTAACTACAAGGGTTTGTTTCAAATAATTGAGGTGTGGCCTATGGGTTGGTTAATTGAATGTGATGGAATAGACTTGAGAAATGTGAAATTAAAAGTGGGGCTGTCTGGGTGAGAAATAACTCAAAAAGCTCGTGTCCTTTTATTAAAGGGGGACCACACATTTTTTCATTATATGCCTACTTGGCATTAGAATCCAATTAAAAAGGCTTGATTATATTCACTTGTCTCTTGTTATgggaaaataaattattatcataataataatattattactcGACCATACAACGAATCTGGTCCAGGACGTGGATTTTACAGCTAATGACAATATTTattggatttttattttcatgtgTGTACTTACGTTAGATATAGCACGCCAAGTTCAACATTTTCTCGTAAAGATTTGCTCGTCTAGTTTTACCTATAAATGATCTTAGCAACTTTTACACCCACTGTTAGATTATTTGGTCATTACGAAAGAGAGTAGCTTTAGGCACAAGCTTTGGTaaaaatcaaataacatatttcagtttgttttattttactaatatagtattattattatcaacAGATTCTCCTGctacaaaactaaaaaatacgCACATAGATATATTCATATACCTGACTCGTGACGTCCCACTTAAGTACAGTATCTTTTTATGCATCAATCCCTAGATAGACACAAGAATCCATAGGAATCAAATTACTTGTAGTTCCAGATAATTTGTAGAGAATCTTTTTACCATCTCTAGATACTTGAATTTCTCctaataataaaactaaataaatgctttttcaaaaaaaaaaaaaaactaaataaataagaagaaagaaacgACAAGTTAGGGAGACAGTTGTTTTGTCTTGTATCCAGAACAATCACGTTTCGTGTCGTAAGACCTCCACTACTTTACACCTCCACCGGGACAGACCCAAATTTAGACTTTAGACGTTTAGAACCCCTGGTCACGTGATTTGCGTGCTAATTGCTTCATTCAATTTGTCTATTTTGGGTATTTCTTAGTGTACTCAAAACTTTTGAAAACTTCCTTACCTTTTACACCTTTTtccttatttaatttatttgtttactttccttcaaaaacaatttttatgtGCATGTTTTTTGCCATTTGTGAAGGGCATATCATCTTGAAAAGATTTCACGTAAATTTCTCCATATCATGTTGATTCGATGCTTAGGGAGGATGTGTCAACAAGaacatacaaaataaataaaatatctataatcgTCAACGCAATttccataaattatttttaaccaCATTTATCCTTTATCCAGCAATGCATTTTtctctattaaaaataataatatatatattctaaccattctttatataatttttgatgCTACAGTTCGTTAGACAAGGCAGCAATAAAGAACCAAGAAACGGCAATGACCCAAAACGTATTCAACAAATGGACACTTTCAACACTAACCGATGTTGAGGAAGTAAAACAAATCGTACGGATGTTACCAATTTGGGCAACATGCATCCTCTTTTGGACCGTACATGCTCAATTAACGACATTATCAGTCGCACAATCCGAGACGATGGACCGTCACATTGGGAGCTTTGAGATCCCTCCAGCTTCGATGGCCGTATTCTATGTCGGTGGCCTCCTCTTAACCACCGCACTCTACGACCGTGTCGCCATTCCCCTATGCAAAAAGCTATTCAACTACCCACAAGGTCTAAGATCACTTCAACGCATTGGTCTAGGTCTCATACTCGCAGCCATGGGTATGGCCGTAGCTGCTTTGGTAGAGATCAAACGTCTTAGAACCGCACATTCCCATGGTCCAACAGTCAAAACGCTTCCTCTAGGGTTTTATCTACTCATCCCACAATACCTTATCGTTGGTATTGGAGAGGCGTTGATCTACACGGGACAATTAGATTTCTTCTTGAGAGAGTGTCCTAAAGGTATGAAAACGATGAGCACGGGTCTATTACTGAGCACATTAGCGTTagggttcttcttcagctcggTTCTCGTGACTATCGTTGAGAAATTCACCGATAAAGCTCATCCATGGATCGCTGATGATCTCAACAAGGGTCGTCTATACAATTTCTACTGGCTTGTGGCCGTAGTTGTTTTCTTGAACTTCCTTATTTTCCTCGTTTTCTCGAAGTGGTACGTTTACAAGGACAAGAGACTAGCAGAGCTCGGGATTGAGTTGGAAGATGAGAGGGATATTCCCATGGGTCATGCATGATCATGATCCGACGATGATGAATATTGTGAACATATGTACgcatttggttttgatttattaaatttataatatatattataatgattttCGCAGTTACCTCTTGTTTCCGAGTCGACAAATATGAGCATCATTAACCCTTAAAACCCCATTTgagttcttatttttttttttttttttttaaaaattaaaaacgaaccaatcgcGGGATGCCATGTGTCAGTGGGGCCCGCGAACAGTACAAGAACCCACCAAACTTGCCTCTTGGAAAAGGAAGAGGAGGTTGTAGAAAAAATTGTGGGACCCACCTCTTAAGAACCCACTTAAGAGgtggggttaatcatgctctaagggACCTACCGATAAGGGATAAAGGTTAAAGTTCTACACTGTAAAATTTCTAGATTTAACGCAATTAAcatcttttgtttaaatttcAAGTTGTCTGTTTCTTCCAAAAAAAGAAGCTATTCTTTTGCAATGGAGTAAGGGATAAAAGTAAAAGTTTTCCAATTTGAGCGTATATTTTTTTGCAATATAT
The window above is part of the Brassica napus cultivar Da-Ae chromosome C8, Da-Ae, whole genome shotgun sequence genome. Proteins encoded here:
- the LOC106382402 gene encoding protein NRT1/ PTR FAMILY 6.3, encoding MSLPETKSQTLLDAWDFQGRPADRSKTGGWASAAMILCIEAVERLTTLGIGVNLVTYLTGTMHLGNATAANTVTNFLGTSFMLCLLGGFIADTFLGRYLTIAIFAAIQATGVSILTLSTIIPGLRPPRCNPTTSSHCVQASGIQLTVLYLALYLTALGTGGVKASVSGFGSDQFDETEPKEQSQMTYFFNRFFFCINVGSLCAVTVLVYIQDDVGRKWGYGICALSIVLALSVFLAGTNRYRFKKLIGSPMTQVATVIVAAWRNRRLELPSDPSFLYDLDDVIAGEGAMKSKQKLPHTKQFRSLDKAAIKNQETAMTQNVFNKWTLSTLTDVEEVKQIVRMLPIWATCILFWTVHAQLTTLSVAQSETMDRHIGSFEIPPASMAVFYVGGLLLTTALYDRVAIPLCKKLFNYPQGLRSLQRIGLGLILAAMGMAVAALVEIKRLRTAHSHGPTVKTLPLGFYLLIPQYLIVGIGEALIYTGQLDFFLRECPKGMKTMSTGLLLSTLALGFFFSSVLVTIVEKFTDKAHPWIADDLNKGRLYNFYWLVAVVVFLNFLIFLVFSKWYVYKDKRLAELGIELEDERDIPMGHA